One genomic region from Spiroplasma endosymbiont of Polydrusus cervinus encodes:
- a CDS encoding DDE-type integrase/transposase/recombinase yields the protein MKENNIQAEYVKRMRRKILIKQNRNKNIIKYPDLVNRNFNDIKERFSILFTDITYLIWNGKKHYQSTILDGYTKEIIDVKWSKFNNNKLVIDNLNDAINKIKKIKKDLNKIIIHSDHGYQYTSKDYNSKYLDNKIIISMGKNYHCADNIIIESFHSLLKKGTIHNKNYKSHNEYINDVKKWNKWYSNQKEKYIINESL from the coding sequence ATGAAAGAAAATAATATTCAAGCTGAATATGTAAAGCGTATGCGTAGAAAAATATTAATAAAACAAAATAGAAATAAAAATATAATTAAATATCCTGATTTAGTAAATCGTAATTTTAATGATATTAAAGAAAGATTTTCAATTTTATTTACTGATATAACTTATTTAATTTGAAATGGTAAAAAACATTATCAATCAACAATACTTGATGGATATACTAAAGAAATTATTGATGTAAAATGATCAAAATTTAATAATAACAAACTTGTAATTGATAATTTAAATGATGCAATTAATAAAATTAAAAAAATAAAAAAAGATTTAAATAAAATAATAATTCATTCAGATCACGGATATCAATATACATCTAAAGATTACAATAGTAAATATTTAGATAACAAAATTATAATTTCAATGGGTAAAAATTATCATTGTGCAGACAACATTATTATTGAAAGTTTTCATTCATTACTTAAAAAAGGAACAATTCATAATAAAAATTATAAATCTCATAATGAATATATTAATGATGTTAAAAAATGAAATAAATGATATTCAAACCAAAAAGAAAAATATATAATAAATGAAAGTTTGTAA
- a CDS encoding DNA polymerase III subunit alpha — protein MMTTPYLNVRTSYSLLSSLITFDKYFNHAMTTGLTSLAICDSNMFGIYEFHQLCQKNKIKPIVGLNVTILFNDVTYNMNLFARNQQGYFNLVEISSIMMINAEHKKLLTLDEIKQFLTADVKIIINYTTDNYQRALYQTLQSILKQETDLYVGINNDNLSLLTSFQTLLAAEQIIWNNKVQYFTSEDFTAYKVVDTIKTQTLFKESKLQDFYGWVAPSNLYHQYFDNINSFIATIDFFPLHKGTIFDNLLHYPIPDNQSAQQFLREICETALAQKKITKLKATYLERLNYELTVINKMGFNDYFLIVWDYVRYAKEQNIFVGPGRGSAAGSLVSYLLDITTIDPITYNLLFERFLNPERKSLPDIDIDFEDDKREMVVEYLFEKYGSEHVAHIITFQTIGVKMAIRDICRIFDIAIEEADKMSKAVPLEFNYHYEQGISANPLFEIYQKKYPQVFLHLKKIIGLPRQTGTHAAGVVLTQQRLQTIIPIKEGYNGIYQTQYSMNYLEELGILKMDLLGLRNLTILHDVVNNIYQETKVKLDVNTLPLNDQKTYQLLAQGDTKGIFQLESPGMTKVLIDMVPDQLEDIVATSSLYRPGPQDNIPLFIKRKKKLAKVTYIDERLAEILAPTYGIIVYQEQVMLIAQKVANFSLTKADVFRRAMGKKDATIMSQIKTEFIEEAVKNHYVEKTAQEIWELIYKFAAYGFNRSHAVAYSLLGYQMAYLKANYPSQFLASLLTHVIGDENKTHDYINLAKKNHLTIVPPNINAPYRQYYTVDNQICVPLLIIKQIGFAFFNKIAQEYQTNGLFTDLYDLFIRLYKKGLNRKTYEALCFSGALDFFKLNRITVFNNYQRILTYIELIKTQEENENLVVDFSLAEKPELVIEPDDEVVCLEKEYEFLGFYLSNHPLKYLREKEGYQDKITLISNLRLTLGLTNVLVLVKRVKTITDKNNNKMAFLDCYDESGEISITAFAGIYKDYANLLKVNNVLLLNIRLGTYNNKINGIINRIKFISGKQE, from the coding sequence ATGATGACAACTCCCTATTTAAATGTTAGAACAAGTTATAGTTTATTATCATCTTTAATTACATTTGATAAATATTTTAATCATGCTATGACAACAGGTTTAACATCGTTAGCAATTTGTGACAGTAATATGTTTGGGATTTATGAGTTTCATCAACTTTGTCAAAAAAATAAAATTAAACCAATCGTTGGCTTAAATGTTACTATTTTATTTAATGATGTTACTTATAATATGAATTTATTCGCGCGTAATCAACAGGGTTATTTTAATTTAGTTGAAATTTCATCCATCATGATGATTAATGCCGAACATAAAAAACTTTTAACATTAGATGAAATTAAACAATTTTTAACAGCTGATGTTAAGATTATTATTAATTATACAACGGATAATTATCAACGAGCCCTGTACCAAACGCTACAGAGTATTTTAAAACAAGAGACTGATTTATATGTAGGGATTAATAATGATAATTTATCGTTATTAACTTCTTTTCAAACATTACTAGCAGCGGAACAAATTATTTGAAATAATAAAGTGCAATATTTTACTAGTGAAGATTTTACTGCCTACAAAGTTGTTGATACGATTAAAACACAGACTTTATTTAAAGAGAGTAAATTGCAAGATTTCTATGGTTGAGTAGCGCCGTCAAACCTTTATCACCAATATTTTGATAATATTAATTCTTTTATTGCAACAATTGATTTTTTTCCATTGCATAAAGGTACTATTTTTGATAATTTATTACATTATCCAATCCCGGATAATCAATCAGCGCAACAATTTTTACGAGAAATCTGTGAGACAGCCTTGGCACAAAAAAAGATTACAAAATTAAAAGCAACATATCTTGAACGATTAAATTATGAATTAACAGTTATTAATAAGATGGGTTTTAATGATTATTTTTTAATTGTCTGAGATTATGTTCGGTATGCTAAAGAACAAAACATCTTTGTTGGTCCGGGACGAGGAAGTGCTGCGGGTAGTTTAGTTAGTTATTTATTAGATATTACAACAATTGATCCAATTACTTATAATTTACTTTTTGAGCGTTTTTTAAATCCTGAACGAAAAAGTTTACCTGATATTGATATTGATTTTGAAGACGATAAGCGGGAAATGGTGGTTGAATATTTATTTGAAAAATATGGTAGTGAGCATGTTGCTCATATTATAACTTTTCAAACAATTGGGGTGAAAATGGCCATTCGGGATATTTGTCGTATTTTTGATATTGCAATTGAAGAAGCGGACAAAATGAGTAAAGCAGTTCCATTAGAATTTAATTATCATTATGAGCAAGGAATTAGTGCTAATCCTCTTTTTGAAATTTATCAAAAAAAATACCCCCAAGTCTTTTTGCATTTAAAAAAAATTATTGGTTTACCACGGCAAACAGGAACCCATGCAGCAGGGGTTGTTTTAACCCAACAACGATTACAAACAATTATTCCGATTAAAGAGGGATATAATGGCATTTATCAAACCCAATATTCAATGAATTACTTAGAAGAATTGGGAATTTTAAAAATGGATTTATTAGGATTACGGAATTTAACTATTTTACATGATGTTGTTAATAATATTTATCAGGAAACAAAAGTAAAATTAGATGTTAATACCTTGCCGTTAAATGATCAAAAAACGTATCAATTGTTAGCGCAAGGCGATACAAAAGGGATTTTTCAGTTAGAATCACCTGGTATGACAAAGGTTTTAATTGATATGGTTCCGGACCAATTAGAAGATATTGTTGCAACTTCATCATTGTATCGTCCGGGACCGCAGGATAATATTCCTTTGTTTATTAAACGAAAAAAAAAATTAGCGAAAGTTACTTATATTGATGAACGTTTAGCAGAAATTTTAGCCCCAACATATGGGATTATTGTTTATCAAGAACAAGTTATGTTAATTGCCCAGAAAGTTGCTAATTTTTCCCTAACGAAAGCGGATGTTTTTCGTCGTGCGATGGGGAAAAAAGATGCCACAATTATGAGCCAAATAAAAACAGAATTTATTGAAGAGGCAGTGAAAAATCATTATGTTGAGAAAACCGCTCAAGAAATATGAGAATTAATTTATAAATTTGCGGCGTATGGTTTTAACCGTAGTCATGCGGTTGCTTATTCATTATTGGGTTATCAAATGGCGTATTTAAAAGCAAACTATCCTTCGCAATTTTTGGCTAGTTTGTTAACACATGTTATTGGTGATGAAAATAAGACTCATGATTATATTAATTTAGCAAAGAAAAATCATTTAACAATTGTCCCACCAAATATTAATGCCCCATATCGCCAATATTATACGGTTGATAATCAAATTTGTGTGCCATTATTAATTATTAAACAAATTGGTTTTGCCTTTTTTAATAAAATTGCACAAGAATATCAGACGAATGGTTTATTTACCGATTTATATGATTTGTTTATTCGCTTGTATAAAAAGGGGTTAAACCGTAAAACTTATGAAGCATTATGTTTTTCGGGGGCGTTAGACTTTTTTAAATTAAATCGAATTACAGTATTTAATAATTATCAACGGATTCTTACTTATATTGAACTAATTAAAACCCAAGAAGAAAATGAAAATTTAGTTGTTGACTTTTCATTAGCGGAAAAACCAGAATTAGTAATTGAACCAGATGATGAAGTTGTTTGTTTGGAAAAAGAGTATGAATTTTTAGGATTTTATTTATCGAACCATCCTTTGAAATATCTTCGTGAAAAAGAGGGATACCAAGATAAAATAACCTTAATTAGTAATTTACGATTAACATTGGGTTTAACAAATGTTTTAGTTTTAGTTAAACGGGTAAAAACAATTACGGATAAAAATAATAATAAAATGGCTTTCTTAGATTGTTACGATGAAAGTGGCGAAATTAGTATTACTGCTTTTGCCGGAATATATAAGGATTATGCAAATTTATTAAAAGTTAATAATGTTTTATTATTAAATATTCGTTTAGGGACATATAATAATAAGATTAATGGTATTATTAATCGCATTAAATTTATTAGTGGGAAGCAAGAGTAA
- a CDS encoding transposase family protein — protein sequence MARKGQKFNKYTAYFRKMIVQEIKNNSISFIAKKYQINKKTVVSWYENFKKGILNTNKGPKESFEKRDLNYYKVRYELLKKLHDFYN from the coding sequence ATGGCAAGAAAAGGACAAAAATTTAATAAATATACAGCATATTTTCGAAAAATGATAGTACAAGAGATTAAAAATAATAGTATAAGTTTTATTGCAAAAAAATATCAAATTAATAAAAAAACTGTTGTTTCATGGTATGAAAATTTTAAGAAAGGAATTTTAAACACCAATAAAGGTCCAAAAGAATCATTTGAAAAAAGAGATTTAAACTATTACAAAGTTAGGTATGAATTACTAAAAAAGCTTCATGACTTTTACAATTAA
- a CDS encoding DDE-type integrase/transposase/recombinase, translating to MKENNIQAEYVKRMRRKILIKQNRNKNIIKYPDLVNRNFNYIKERFSILFTDVTYLIWNGKKHYQSTILDGWYTKEIIDVKWSKFNNNKLVLDNLNDAINKIKKIKKDLNKIIIHSDHGYQYTSKDYNSKCLDNKIIISMGKNYHCADNIIIESFHSLLKKGRIHNKNYKSHNEYINDVKKWNKWYSNQKEKYIINESL from the coding sequence ATGAAAGAAAATAATATTCAAGCTGAATATGTAAAGCGTATGCGTAGAAAAATATTAATAAAACAAAATAGAAATAAAAATATAATTAAATATCCTGATTTAGTAAATCGTAATTTTAATTATATTAAAGAAAGATTTTCAATTTTATTTACTGATGTAACTTATTTAATTTGAAATGGTAAAAAACATTATCAATCAACAATACTTGATGGATGATATACTAAAGAAATTATTGATGTAAAATGATCAAAATTTAATAATAACAAACTTGTACTTGATAATTTAAATGATGCAATTAATAAAATTAAAAAAATAAAAAAAGATTTAAATAAAATAATAATTCATTCAGATCACGGATATCAATATACATCTAAAGATTACAATAGTAAATGTTTAGATAACAAAATTATAATTTCAATGGGTAAAAATTATCATTGTGCAGACAACATTATTATTGAAAGTTTTCATTCATTACTTAAAAAAGGAAGAATCCATAATAAAAATTATAAATCTCATAATGAATATATTAATGATGTTAAAAAATGAAATAAATGATATTCAAACCAAAAAGAAAAATATATAATAAATGAAAGTTTGTAA
- a CDS encoding ParA family protein encodes MKMISFYNKKVGVVGKKTLCKNVAYKFALENKKFLIIDLNPQATITFELKGTEVNLEKTISDCFVFNKNNSLKKVIQNTKYKEIDYIVGREKVKKVNFLLKKLYENNDKFFVAENIYLTNKETLDSYDYVLIDYPPTVDELSLNWLIISDLIIIPINEGLGAFKGILDLINTLKYICKREKRKIPEYKIILNTIKSDKNLILINEWLDEKGFLNYCFKIILKSSETFLTNENELASNWDSKYYWRQKQAYEELIKEIK; translated from the coding sequence ATGAAAATGATTAGTTTTTATAATAAAAAGGTTGGGGTTGTTGGGAAAAAAACGCTCTGTAAAAATGTCGCATATAAATTTGCTTTAGAAAATAAAAAATTTTTAATAATTGATTTAAACCCACAGGCAACAATAACTTTTGAATTAAAAGGTACAGAAGTTAATTTAGAAAAAACAATATCAGATTGTTTTGTTTTTAACAAGAATAATTCTTTAAAAAAAGTTATTCAAAATACAAAATATAAAGAAATTGATTATATTGTTGGTAGAGAAAAAGTAAAAAAAGTAAATTTTTTATTAAAAAAACTTTATGAGAATAATGATAAATTTTTTGTTGCTGAAAATATTTATTTAACTAATAAAGAAACACTTGATAGTTATGATTATGTTTTAATTGATTATCCACCAACAGTAGATGAATTAAGTTTAAATTGATTAATTATTTCTGACTTGATTATAATTCCTATTAATGAAGGCTTGGGAGCATTTAAGGGAATTTTAGATTTAATTAATACTTTAAAATATATTTGCAAAAGAGAAAAAAGAAAAATACCAGAATATAAAATAATATTGAATACTATAAAAAGTGATAAAAATTTAATATTAATTAATGAGTGATTAGATGAAAAGGGATTTTTAAATTATTGTTTTAAAATAATATTAAAAAGTTCTGAAACTTTTTTAACAAACGAAAACGAATTAGCAAGTAATTGAGACAGTAAATATTATTGACGACAAAAACAAGCATACGAAGAACTTATTAAAGAAATAAAATAA
- the rpmF gene encoding 50S ribosomal protein L32, whose amino-acid sequence MAVPFRKTSKQAKRKRRTHFKLVGATLISCKNCGASIKSHRVCRECGYYKDKEVIKVD is encoded by the coding sequence ATGGCGGTACCATTTCGAAAAACATCCAAACAGGCAAAAAGAAAACGCCGAACACATTTTAAATTAGTTGGAGCAACTTTGATATCATGTAAAAATTGTGGAGCATCAATTAAATCACATAGAGTTTGTCGTGAATGTGGATATTATAAGGATAAAGAAGTTATTAAAGTTGATTAG
- the rplA gene encoding 50S ribosomal protein L1: MAKFGKKYNKVAELVDKNKVYPIVEAIELAKQTATTKFDSTVEVAFNLNVDPRHADQQIRGAVLLPKGTGKTQRILVLTNSKKADAKAAGADFVGGKDLIEKIKKENWFDFDVIIATPDIMAELGKIGKLLGPKGLMPNPKTGTVTPDVTKAIGDVKKGKVEYCVDKNGNIHSIIGKASFKAEDLKANYDVIYETIRKVKPAAVKGAYIKNIAITTTMGPGIKVLIELKFTVS; this comes from the coding sequence ATGGCAAAATTTGGAAAAAAATATAACAAAGTTGCTGAGTTAGTTGATAAAAATAAGGTATACCCAATTGTAGAAGCAATTGAATTAGCAAAACAAACTGCAACAACAAAATTTGATTCAACAGTTGAAGTCGCTTTTAACTTAAATGTTGATCCTCGTCATGCTGACCAACAAATTCGGGGGGCAGTTCTGTTACCAAAAGGAACTGGAAAAACACAACGAATCTTAGTTTTAACAAATAGTAAAAAAGCTGATGCAAAAGCAGCTGGTGCTGACTTTGTTGGAGGTAAAGATTTAATTGAAAAAATTAAAAAAGAAAATTGATTTGATTTTGATGTTATTATTGCAACACCAGATATTATGGCTGAACTAGGAAAAATTGGGAAGTTATTAGGACCAAAAGGGCTAATGCCAAACCCTAAAACTGGAACAGTTACGCCAGATGTTACTAAAGCAATTGGTGATGTTAAAAAAGGGAAAGTTGAATACTGTGTTGATAAGAATGGAAACATTCATTCAATTATTGGAAAAGCATCATTCAAAGCAGAAGATTTAAAAGCTAATTACGATGTAATTTATGAAACAATTCGTAAGGTCAAACCTGCTGCTGTTAAAGGAGCATATATTAAAAATATTGCTATAACAACAACAATGGGGCCAGGAATTAAAGTTTTAATTGAATTAAAATTTACAGTCTCTTAA
- the rplK gene encoding 50S ribosomal protein L11 codes for MARITRIAKLEFNAGQAKPGPELASLGINMPQFCTQFNDATKDRMGDVVPFVITAFDDKTFKFELKTTPAAILLKKAAKIQKGSAKAKDEKVATISADEVRKIAEYKIVDLNANDVEAAMHIIEGTARNMGIVVEGMPSKKEKN; via the coding sequence GTGGCAAGAATTACAAGAATTGCAAAATTAGAATTTAACGCAGGACAAGCAAAACCAGGGCCAGAGTTAGCTTCATTAGGAATTAACATGCCGCAGTTTTGTACACAATTTAACGATGCAACAAAAGACCGTATGGGTGATGTTGTTCCCTTTGTTATTACTGCTTTTGATGACAAAACATTTAAATTTGAATTAAAAACAACCCCAGCAGCCATTTTATTAAAAAAAGCAGCTAAAATCCAAAAAGGATCAGCAAAAGCAAAGGATGAAAAAGTAGCAACAATTTCAGCAGATGAAGTTCGCAAAATTGCGGAATATAAAATTGTTGATTTGAATGCAAATGATGTTGAAGCAGCAATGCATATTATTGAAGGAACTGCTCGTAATATGGGAATTGTTGTTGAAGGTATGCCAAGTAAGAAGGAGAAAAACTAA
- a CDS encoding FMN-dependent NADH-azoreductase, whose amino-acid sequence MVNKVLVIYGTVSPNEKSYSKALAARFIKYYQVDNPKDEIIHLDLNEPPMAVKTLTRDNFGTFFNTEDTDVYINQLKEVQKVIIVCPMNNFNVSGLMKNYLDHVLVADKTFSYKYSKKSGAIGLLPHLKVQILTTQGAPFGWYPWGNHTEYLKGIWEFVGASVNQPILVAGTKAAPTSSLTPDELIDQYDEEIQKVVKTF is encoded by the coding sequence ATGGTAAATAAAGTATTAGTAATTTATGGAACCGTTAGCCCAAATGAGAAATCATATTCAAAGGCTTTAGCAGCCCGTTTTATTAAATATTATCAAGTTGACAACCCAAAAGATGAAATTATTCATTTAGATCTAAATGAGCCCCCAATGGCTGTTAAAACACTTACACGAGATAACTTTGGAACTTTTTTTAATACAGAGGATACTGATGTTTATATTAACCAATTAAAAGAAGTCCAAAAAGTTATTATTGTATGTCCAATGAATAATTTTAATGTTTCAGGCTTAATGAAAAATTATTTAGATCATGTGTTAGTTGCTGATAAAACATTTTCTTATAAATATTCGAAAAAATCGGGTGCAATTGGGTTATTACCCCATTTAAAAGTTCAAATTTTAACAACCCAAGGGGCACCTTTTGGATGATACCCTTGAGGAAATCACACTGAATATTTAAAAGGAATATGAGAATTTGTTGGCGCAAGCGTTAATCAACCAATCCTTGTGGCAGGAACAAAAGCGGCCCCAACAAGCTCTCTAACGCCAGATGAATTAATTGACCAATATGATGAAGAAATTCAAAAAGTTGTTAAAACTTTTTAA
- a CDS encoding DDE-type integrase/transposase/recombinase has protein sequence MKENNIQAEYVKRMRRKILIKQNRNKNIIKYPDLVNRNFNYIKERFSILFTDVTYLIWNGKKHYQSTILDGYTKEIIDVKWSKFNNNKLVIDNLNDAINKIKKIKKDLNKIIIHSDHGYQYTSKDYNSKCLDNKIIISMGKNYHCADNIIIESFHSLLKKGTIHNKNYKSHNEYINDVKKWNKWYSNQKEKYIINESL, from the coding sequence ATGAAAGAAAATAATATTCAAGCTGAATATGTAAAGCGTATGCGTAGAAAAATATTAATAAAACAAAATAGAAATAAAAATATAATTAAATATCCTGATTTAGTAAATCGTAATTTTAATTATATTAAAGAAAGATTTTCAATTTTATTTACTGATGTAACTTATTTAATTTGAAATGGTAAAAAACATTATCAATCAACAATACTTGATGGATATACTAAAGAAATTATTGATGTAAAATGATCAAAATTTAATAATAACAAACTTGTAATTGATAATTTAAATGATGCAATTAATAAAATTAAAAAAATAAAAAAAGATCTAAATAAAATAATAATTCATTCAGATCACGGATATCAATATACATCTAAAGATTACAATAGTAAATGTTTAGATAACAAAATTATAATTTCAATGGGTAAAAATTATCATTGTGCAGACAACATTATTATTGAAAGTTTTCATTCATTACTTAAAAAAGGAACAATCCATAATAAAAATTATAAATCTCATAATGAATATATTAATGATGTTAAAAAATGAAATAAATGATATTCAAACCAAAAAGAAAAATATATAATAAATGAAAGTTTGTAA
- the dnaJ gene encoding molecular chaperone DnaJ — protein sequence MGKRDYYEVLGVNRNATDDEIKRAFRQLAKKYHPDVSKEKDAEAKFKEVNEAYEVLSDPNKRRNYDQFPYGKTDHNGFGGTADFEDIFSGGFSDIFENFFGGGKKQRGFSNQSIKGENIAARFVVTLKEQMFGKTVKLDLNIDKKCESCEGTGAKDLKKDIHTCTTCDGYGYVNLEQRSIFGIIQSQQPCPDCKGRGKVITNKCSKCKGQGHYRGKEAVEIELPKSIYENQQVRIREKGNYGLNNGPRGDLYLEISVKPNKYFKRVNDNLHLNLPVSYLDALLGAEIKVPTFDGDVHLKLPPNTKTNSIFNIPNHGFFKSPTSTKRGDLIVNVIVTIPTKLSPEEKTILQKLKNSSSFKITDDFYEDL from the coding sequence ATGGGAAAACGAGACTATTATGAAGTATTAGGTGTTAATCGTAATGCCACTGATGATGAAATTAAACGTGCTTTTCGGCAATTAGCGAAAAAATATCATCCTGATGTTTCAAAAGAAAAGGATGCCGAAGCAAAATTTAAAGAAGTTAATGAAGCTTATGAAGTTTTATCAGACCCCAATAAACGCCGTAATTATGATCAGTTCCCGTATGGCAAAACTGATCATAATGGTTTTGGTGGAACTGCTGATTTTGAAGATATTTTCTCTGGTGGTTTTAGCGATATTTTTGAAAATTTTTTTGGTGGTGGTAAGAAACAACGCGGTTTTAGCAATCAATCGATTAAAGGGGAAAATATTGCCGCTCGTTTTGTAGTAACTTTAAAAGAACAAATGTTTGGTAAAACAGTTAAATTAGACTTAAATATTGATAAGAAATGTGAAAGTTGTGAAGGAACAGGAGCAAAAGATCTGAAAAAAGACATTCATACTTGTACAACTTGTGATGGTTATGGCTATGTTAATCTTGAACAACGGAGCATTTTTGGTATTATTCAGTCGCAACAACCATGTCCAGATTGTAAAGGACGGGGGAAAGTTATTACCAATAAATGTTCAAAATGTAAAGGGCAAGGACATTATCGTGGTAAAGAAGCCGTTGAAATTGAATTACCAAAATCAATTTATGAAAATCAACAAGTCCGAATTCGTGAAAAAGGAAACTATGGCTTAAATAATGGTCCTCGAGGTGACTTGTATCTTGAAATTTCAGTTAAACCGAACAAATACTTTAAACGAGTTAATGACAACTTACATTTAAATTTACCTGTTTCTTATTTAGATGCCTTATTAGGAGCTGAAATTAAAGTTCCAACTTTTGATGGTGATGTTCATTTAAAATTACCACCAAATACAAAAACAAATAGTATTTTTAATATTCCCAATCATGGTTTTTTTAAATCACCAACTTCAACAAAACGGGGGGATTTAATTGTTAATGTGATTGTCACAATTCCAACAAAATTGTCCCCAGAAGAGAAAACAATTTTACAAAAATTAAAAAATAGTAGTTCGTTTAAAATTACCGATGATTTCTATGAAGATTTATAA